The Chloroflexota bacterium sequence TGGCGCGTGACCGTTGGTCATGCCGCGTCGCGCGTCGCGGAGGATGTCGCCCATGGGCGGCCCGCTCACTCAGCGCCAGCATCGCGTGCTGGTCACCATCGAGCGCTTCGTGCGCGACGAGGGCTACACCCCTAGCGTTCGCGAGGTTGGCGGCATCGTCGGGCTGGCGCCGGCCACCGTCCAACAGCACCTGGACGCCCTGGAGCGCAAGGGCTACATCCGACGCACCGGCCAGTCGCACGGTATCGAGATCCTCGACAACGGCGCCGACGCCGGCGTGGTCCACGTGCCGATCATCGGCGAGATCGCCGCCGGTCTGCCGATCGACGCCTACGAGGAACGGATCGACACCGTGCCGGTGGCCTCCGGCCTCGCGCCCGCGAGTGACACGTACGCGCTGCGGGTGCGCGGCGACAGCATGATCGACGACCATATCTGCGACGGCGACCTGGTCATCGTGGCGCCCACGGAGGCCGTGCGCGACGGGCAGATCGCCGTCGCCATGCTGGACGACGGCACCGCTACGCTCAAGCGCCTCTTCCGCGAGAACGGCCGCGTGCGCCTGCAGCCGGCCAATGCCGACTACGACCCCATCTACGCCCGCGACGTGCGCGTGCGCGGCCACGCCGTCGCCATCCTGCGGAGCCTCTAGGCCGAGCAATTCTGGTAGGGGCGGCCCTTGTGGCCGCCCGACATGTCGCTCCGAAGCATGTCCGTCGACCATGTCCGCCCCCTCTCCCACGGTGAGAGGGCCGGGGTGAGGGGACCGCAACCGTCACTCCATGGCATTCGCCCATCCGTCATTCCGAGCGCACGCGAGGAATCTCAGATGCCCTTGCACGGCCGCTCGGCCAAGCCAGACCCAGGCGGTAGGTCGCTTTGAGCCCGTCGTTCCCGCGGAGGCGGGAATCCACCCTTGAGTGAACCTGGGGGCTGGTGGGATTCCTCCGACCATCCATCGTGCGACTGAGTTTTGCCGAGGTCTCCGGAGGCCCGAATCCAGGCTCGGCGCTGCTACCGTCCAG is a genomic window containing:
- the lexA gene encoding transcriptional repressor LexA codes for the protein MGGPLTQRQHRVLVTIERFVRDEGYTPSVREVGGIVGLAPATVQQHLDALERKGYIRRTGQSHGIEILDNGADAGVVHVPIIGEIAAGLPIDAYEERIDTVPVASGLAPASDTYALRVRGDSMIDDHICDGDLVIVAPTEAVRDGQIAVAMLDDGTATLKRLFRENGRVRLQPANADYDPIYARDVRVRGHAVAILRSL